The genomic window CGTTTCATCTATTTCTTTGTTATAGAGAGCGTGTATGGCTTAGCATTTGGACGAGCGAGCGATTCCTCTACGACGACATAGTACGTTCCTTTTTTCAACGAAAGCGTACCGATTTCTGCGTCGCCGTCACCGTAATGGTCATACGTTTGCACGAGGCGTCCTTTCGCATCGAAAATGGACATGACGCCGTCCATCGTGCCCGGTACATCGAGCTTGAATGTAAATGTGCCGTCTTTTTCAACGACAAATTTGTACGCGTCTTTATCTCCGTAGTCAACGATGTTCATATACCCCGTTGCTTCATACGTATTTCCTTTTTTATAAAGAGAAAGCGGCTTCGATGGTACGTTGTTTTTCAAGACAGACGATGCGTCTTCATCTTTTTTGTTGAACGATTGAATGCCAAAGTTGTACGACTGAAGCGATAGTCCATCAAACATAAACGAGTTGACGACGAAGAAATACCCAACGTTTTTCTTCGCTCGGAACGATCCGTGCACGTCGTATAATGGGCTCCAGCCATTCGGGAAAAACGTAACAGCTTTGCCGTATTCGTCTTCGTCAATCGTCATATTGCCGTTCGTATCTTCGACAACCGAGATGATTGGAACTAATGTGCCGCGCAATGATTTTGGCAGCGATGCATTCGGTTTGCTTGGCTGTGCAAAAAGCGTCAACAGCTCGTTCGCTTGACGATGTTTATAGTAGTAGTAATCGACATCGTTCGGAAGCACGAAGTTTCCTGTTTTCGTTTCATTGACGTTTACAACTGTTGCTTGCATTGGTTCGTTATTTTTCTCATTTTTATCTTTTGGTGCATCGATTAATTTTTTCGACGTCATGCTGTACGGTTCAGCGACCGGTTGATAATTGTCGTTTTGTACTAACATGTAGTACGTTTTTCCTTCTTCCAAAATGAGCGTCCAGTCTGTTTGTTTTTTGCCTGTCATCCAATCAAATGGCCAAAAGTTGTTTACTGGTACGAGATCGTCTTTTTTCTCATCATATTCGAATAATGTAGCTGACGGCATCATATCGTCAGGTGTCGCAAACGAAAACTCGTACACAGCCGTTGTTGGGACAGTGAAGCGATAAAAATCTTGGTCGCCACTAAACTGGATAAATGCTTCTGTTTTTTCTCCAATGTTGTAAGGTCGAGCATTTGCTTTAATTTGTTGCACTTGTTCTTGATCGAAACTGTTCCAACTTCCATCGTCAATAATGACAACAACATCGTTTGGTTTACGCATTTGTTGTTGTGTTTTTTCAGTTTGTTCCACAGCCCCTTCTTCCGACGGCATCGGCTCGCGTGCTGGGAAGTTGTCTTCGTCAGCTGGAAGCGTGACGACTTCTGCGCGAAGTTGATATGGGATTGCTGAACCGGTTAACTGTTTTACTTGATTGCTTGACATCGCCAGCTCAAACATCATTGGATAAAATCCGCCCATCGGTTCGCTAGAAGCTTCAACGACATATGGCACGCCCGGTTGCGCTTCAAACGTGAGCGTCTCTCCTTTGCTTATGCCGTTATTGTTTCCAGATGCAATCGGGAATGTGATTTCTTTATATTTCGCATCTGGATCCACAGGACGATATAGCTCATCAGCCAAATAAATGTTTAACGATGAATCAATCCCTGGAACAGGAGACAATTGAAACTTCACTGTCGTCGGTTCTGTTACAGTAAATTGAAAATAGTCACGGTCGCTTTCCGTTGCATCTTTTTCTGGGACAAACGTTAAGTTCTCTGCAACAAACGGCAATTGTTCAATGACAGCTGGATTTTCTTTTGTCAAACCATCGTCTGCAAGCTCTGTAAACGATTGTACAGCTAACGTATATGTTGACTTTCCTTGCAAGCTGTAGTTGCCGTTCGCATCTGTGACGCCGATTGCAAGCACACCTGATTGTTTTGCCGTAAATAGTTTCGCTTCCATTTCGCCTGCGCGACCATTATTGACTTGAATCGGTTTTTCAGACGCCGTTTTTCCTTCCGGGTAGAAACGGAATACGAGCTTATAGTCGTATGATTGTGCTCCTTCGAGCAACACTTGGACGCTTTCGCCTTGTTGAACGTTCACTTTCACCCAATGCATTTCCTCTGGTTTTGTGAACGAACCTGTTTTCACGTACGGTTCTTTCGCATCAATGACTGGCGCTTTCGCTAAAATCGTTTCATCGTTCCATTTTTCTTTTTGCGGCACATTTTTGATGTTATATTGCAGCGCTGCCACTGGATTGACTAAACCATTGCCGTACGTTAAATCGTATCCTTTTTCCCCTAAATCCGTTGCCGTACGTTCTAAAATCCATTCAACTTGATAAGGTTTTAAATTCGGGTACTTCGATAAAAGAAGCGACGCCACACCCGCCACAACTGGCGACGCCATCGACGTTCCACTTAACTCGGCAAACGAAGAGCCTTTCGTGTAGTCATAAATCGGGCTGTACACGTCCACACCCGGTGCCACAATGTCTACAGACGGACCGTAGTTTGAAAACTCAGCAAGTTTATTTTTGCTGTCGGTCGCTCCGACGCTAATGACGCCTTCGTACGAAGCTGGGATAGAGTACATATCTGTCGCTTCGTTTCCTGCTGCCGCAACGACTGTAATCCCTGCGTCGATCGCTTTTTGAACAGCTTCTTCTAAAATCGGCGAGCTAAAATAGCCGCCAAGGCTCATATTAATGACTTTTGCTCCTTTTTCAATCGCATACAAAATGCCTTGGGCGATCGTATAATCGCTTGCTCCTAACCCGCCCCCGAATACGTCAATCGGCAAAATTTTGACGTTCGGGTTGACACCATGCGCCCCAACACCGTTGTTGGCGTTCGCACCGATAATGCCGGCAACGTGCGTTCCGTGCACATCTTTGATCGGCGCCCCCGCCGGATTGATCGCGTTGTAGGCTGGGAGGAGACGCCCTTTCAACTCAGGATGTTTCGTATCCATTCCTGTGTCGATGACGGCAACTGTGACATTAGACTTTCCAGCCAGTTTTAACGCCTTTTCCATATTTAAAAGCGATAATAAATACATATGATCTGCTTTCGGATCAGCCGAACCGAGCCGTTTGTATGTAAAACTTGGTGTCACACGTTTGACGGCTTTTAATTTTGCGTAATTTTTTACCACTTGCTGCATATCTTTCCCTTTTTGCACGGTGACGACGTCATATCCTAGTTGCGGAAAGGATTGCTTCAATGTCGCTCCGAAACTGCGATGAACGGCAGCTGGAATTTTCTCGCTGTACTTCACAATCAGCGTGTCGGCGCTCACTTGATCTTGCGCCTCTTCAAACCGTTTGTAAGCAAGAGACGTTTGCCCTTTTGTCACTTGTTTTTTCCATTGGGCAATTGGCAGTTCTGTCGACGCTTGAGCGACCGTCGGCACGATGAGTGCGGAAGCTAAACTAACGGATAATGCGGCCTTCTTCCATTTTTTCATAAAAGTCCTCCTTCAAAAAAATGTAACATATGTATTCGCCTAAAAAAGCAAATACACCTACTAAAACGAAAAAAAAGAAAAAAAGTTTCATATTTTGATAATTTTTTCTAATAATCTTACAATATCACCCAAGCACAAAAAAGTAAAGAAATATTTTCCGGGTCGTGAAACATTTTGGGAACAATGGTATACTGTACGTTGAAACGATTCGATTTACAACGAAGGAGAAGGTTCCGATGCTATCTTACATAAAAAAGTTAGTCAACAGCGATGAACGGAAATTAAAAAACTATTATAAAACGGTTTCGCGTATCAATGAGCTGGAGTTAGAGTTTGAAAAAATGACGGATGAACAATTGAAAGTAAAAACAGAGGAGTTCAAACGTCGTTTACAAAATGGCGAAACGGTATTTGATATACAAGTCGAAGCGTTTGCGACTGTTCGCGAAGCGTCGAAACGCGTGCTTGGCATGCGTCATTTTGACGTGCAACTCATCGGCGGGCTTGTGCTTGCGGAA from Anoxybacillus gonensis includes these protein-coding regions:
- a CDS encoding S8 family peptidase, which translates into the protein MKKWKKAALSVSLASALIVPTVAQASTELPIAQWKKQVTKGQTSLAYKRFEEAQDQVSADTLIVKYSEKIPAAVHRSFGATLKQSFPQLGYDVVTVQKGKDMQQVVKNYAKLKAVKRVTPSFTYKRLGSADPKADHMYLLSLLNMEKALKLAGKSNVTVAVIDTGMDTKHPELKGRLLPAYNAINPAGAPIKDVHGTHVAGIIGANANNGVGAHGVNPNVKILPIDVFGGGLGASDYTIAQGILYAIEKGAKVINMSLGGYFSSPILEEAVQKAIDAGITVVAAAGNEATDMYSIPASYEGVISVGATDSKNKLAEFSNYGPSVDIVAPGVDVYSPIYDYTKGSSFAELSGTSMASPVVAGVASLLLSKYPNLKPYQVEWILERTATDLGEKGYDLTYGNGLVNPVAALQYNIKNVPQKEKWNDETILAKAPVIDAKEPYVKTGSFTKPEEMHWVKVNVQQGESVQVLLEGAQSYDYKLVFRFYPEGKTASEKPIQVNNGRAGEMEAKLFTAKQSGVLAIGVTDANGNYSLQGKSTYTLAVQSFTELADDGLTKENPAVIEQLPFVAENLTFVPEKDATESDRDYFQFTVTEPTTVKFQLSPVPGIDSSLNIYLADELYRPVDPDAKYKEITFPIASGNNNGISKGETLTFEAQPGVPYVVEASSEPMGGFYPMMFELAMSSNQVKQLTGSAIPYQLRAEVVTLPADEDNFPAREPMPSEEGAVEQTEKTQQQMRKPNDVVVIIDDGSWNSFDQEQVQQIKANARPYNIGEKTEAFIQFSGDQDFYRFTVPTTAVYEFSFATPDDMMPSATLFEYDEKKDDLVPVNNFWPFDWMTGKKQTDWTLILEEGKTYYMLVQNDNYQPVAEPYSMTSKKLIDAPKDKNEKNNEPMQATVVNVNETKTGNFVLPNDVDYYYYKHRQANELLTLFAQPSKPNASLPKSLRGTLVPIISVVEDTNGNMTIDEDEYGKAVTFFPNGWSPLYDVHGSFRAKKNVGYFFVVNSFMFDGLSLQSYNFGIQSFNKKDEDASSVLKNNVPSKPLSLYKKGNTYEATGYMNIVDYGDKDAYKFVVEKDGTFTFKLDVPGTMDGVMSIFDAKGRLVQTYDHYGDGDAEIGTLSLKKGTYYVVVEESLARPNAKPYTLSITKK